A DNA window from Plasmodium vinckei vinckei genome assembly, chromosome: PVVCY_02 contains the following coding sequences:
- a CDS encoding actin-like protein, putative, whose protein sequence is MEMKSKKYDNENDYKYYILQIGRKYTYVGFSGLHKPISVFNTPNFFIYNENFHNCVDDENQFDEIAKGLLKMESNNNNVPKEETRLKMCKIKNEDIIKEEDSSETDKTSDYGINKLFENGDQIYDEVLETCENNERVEKMKESKLYHYEYKYNQDINLWNKFFEEFCFQIFDRIIKTSNKAKKVIVVMNMFIPTIIRYSLCKCLIENLNYYSISYINDLVSPLFLCNCNTCLVIDLGYLNCRLLPIMNGLPLYHHYTYIYNGGFYINQEIKRLLKEQYIKGEIKELATREPAYESGNFSCENKNDDNEKEEINVNNYNMNNEIWINENESENIFRKHLEMYDLERILNIIENISDDEIEAIKIKYCYLKNEETKFVSDKYILYKLENGEIIITPETRWKACEILFNKKNDQNIYSLLSSILNKLNTFEVSVFQNILLVGGCSNIKGIVSKIAKEFSQIIRKKNTHTQKNNSYNQNSGKNKKKYIEKLENNMNFIFPKTSPNLRQFLGASICSNLENLPDYNNEHIYNNVLYDHLNEDVYMTFKR, encoded by the exons atggaaatgaaatccaaaaaatatgataacgAAAATGATTAcaaatattacatattaCAAATTG GACGAAAATATACCTATGTAGGGTTTTCCGGATTACACAAGCCGATATCTGTTTTCAACACtcctaatttttttatatataacgagaattttcataattgtGTAGACGATGAAAATCAATTTGATGAAATAGCAAAGGGGCTTTTGAAAATGGAAAGCAACAACAATAATGTGCCTAAGGAAGAGACGAgattaaaaatgtgtaaaataaaaaatgaagatataataaaagaagaagATAGTTCAGAAACTGATAAAACAAGTGATTATGGTATTAACAAGCTATTTGAAAATGGTGATCAAATATATGATGAAGTATTAGAAACttgtgaaaataatgaaagggtggaaaaaatgaaagagaGTAAACTATACCACTATGAGTATAAGTACAATCAAGATATTAATTTATggaataaattttttgaagaattttgttttcaaatatttgaTAGGATTATTAAAACAAGTAATAAAGCAAAAAAGGTTATTGTTGTTATGAATATGTTTATTCCTACTATAATTAGATATTCTCTTTGTAAATGTTTaatagaaaatttaaattattattcgATTTCTTATATTAATGATTTAGTATcaccattatttttatgtaactGTAATACATGTCTCGTAATTGATTTGGGATATTTAAATTGCCGACTGTTGCCAATAATGAATGGTCTTCCATTATATCATCATTAcacgtatatatataatggagggttttacataaatcaagaaataaaaaggcTGTTAAAAGAGCAATACATAAAAGgggaaataaaagaattgGCAACCCGTGAACCTGCTTATGAATCTGGAAACTTTTCATgtgaaaacaaaaatgatGACAATGAGAAAGAGGAAATAAATGTGAATAACTACAATATGAATAACGAAATTTggattaatgaaaatgagtcagaaaatatatttagaaaACATTTAGAAATGTATGACCTTGAAagaattttaaatattatagaaaatatttcagATGATGAAATTGAagctataaaaataaaatattgttatttaaaaaatgaagaaactAAGTTTGTTagtgataaatatattttatataaactaGAAAATggtgaaataataataacaccAGAAACTCGATGGAAAGCTTgtgaaatattattcaataaaaagaatgatcaaaatatatattctttattatcaagtatattgaataaattaaatacgTTTGAAGTATCtgtttttcaaaatattttgttagTTGGAGGTTGTAGTAATATTAAAGGGATTGTTTCAAAAATTGCAAAAGAATTTTCTCAaattataagaaaaaaaaatacacacacacaaaaaaataatagctataatcaaaatagcgggaaaaataaaaaaaaatatatagaaaaattagaaaataatatgaattttatatttcctaAAACATCTCCTAATTTAAGACAATTTTTAGGGGCTTCTATTTGTTCaaatttagaaaatttaCCTGATTATAACAAtgagcatatatataacaatgtTTTATATGACCATTTAAATGAGGATGTCTATATGACatttaaaagataa
- a CDS encoding zinc finger protein, putative, translated as MMKENYLFGECISRNSEFKEVEKELKEFKIQQNETFDFYLNSIDGLLEKVQQVKENIEEKIVKKKKEKEICVKNDDKGVSNETKNKYDINELIKDVSAKNYTEKICEENKRIYNTLLFSYKDIISLTKQQVPEIFQNINIKKNIVLKLILLHFLQNGDFFMYYILNKEILEKRKLRRMEKKNKKQIGTQNASGFYSGQSKDLHIEANKNSTLYNYDKINIKKNDDKLEKNVEWDDKKKEYLVNGKYSILLNNIKKCNFYNEKNKDTWLFYELKKEYINKIWYENNYEQITFEHALIRKEVFEGYKKYHTILYNIKNCDVSTCIEWYNTCNENIKKKYHKLIYFLDCMNYLISSKENKEKALTCLRNLMINYNENKTHISRLSSFICIGSDNLLFKEMFLNIHSQAFNYFKQAYNEEGINIKVYKKDKLEKCVNNNNLYHNFDKKKKKTRRNSERKDNSKRNSKGSKINKSNFNEEEKRYLLATQGEPNVLVVVPILTDNNKIKSFENIKIITEGKKDKKTKKKKNENILRRSINKNKEMERNKNSCLKKNKYTYVYQKIGEEREYNNRLRRGGKKSYIFCQKEYPLYIKKNNNTQLVHDYMYKEKEYEGIMRKKKYIEKLNKEYNSRPLCESYIESNIDKLFENENKLSFLDDLYNYRYENNHSTTNLIFKKKDKQNEYERNFEKRQDNIDIREKLEKGWYRNVCSHTKDMLSEVHSDYRQRSCLEKIYRNKLDWISSPNDTLRNDKEIYLYKKNEMDSFEYYNRTHLYLTSKILNKTSQFYDDNTTKILHNTVQNINSGYHAKCINIRDEWDKNSDINLLYCKDSVNRNSINNMAHYFYDIRRNNNTYDVLNESCFIKKPNELKRKISRCKFLTNFSKKEKMVDGIESEFEDDEKKIKKIKNNHDSLLSEREDVTSGDDGIDTYDSMIDSQVGESKILKKESKDCEEEKENEKERLSLKSTASSSSNDSVMSSFNDDNSDSDSESASKNAYFCSSSSSDENEDTDINKLKEKNDIIREEYLKKNTMVALSNKNNTQAYSRATLATNNTRLAKTSIDVSRILLTHVLTNREIYNLHNSLSRTNNNLELRRIYLRWSKKKKKNGNKRPNASKNKNKKKKKEKSESYYEESNSNEKDKKKNRKKNKNTKNTKRNKPHGIKPCQTEAEENKSDEKKEDKNDSEMVKEVNKSEEEEKIEKNENISEINKNDDQIKSYIAVSKSDLFSPNLNDKLDTNPEKNKEDSQCGTVENSLNKNINSIEEKETKLPDYTKTEEVIKRENDETNENMDNTHNTSCETKDADKSTDSISNLEQNSKDLKKGDNKFDVNEKSEKDEIPEEATNLEPIKKDIIETGRNNNEGEEDKKIMVKGEERENRNKNSGNTDTENTENHDQNESKEQKEKTLKKKKRVFFGSYKKNMKKKNYASNFLREEKMGKKNKRNKNKENDKNRNKKNKESFKLEGRNKSRKNHTYSSMDENERKKDKNKVSGKKIPTRKGTNPESKKIEKTIVKETEKKVFIPLKSPLSILLCGGLISSKKLIEAETILKDNNKRLEELKNSSSLNPSNGKSVDKPIEKLGKEDNKKNKKQNCSLISNSLAVEVDLSGCFFFHSSFTCPISRDKSSKDNMPYLLTCGHAICKNCVDKIHAHRSKQFKCPMCPQYLNLLEIIPLYFN; from the exons atgatgaaaGAGAATTATTTATTCGGTGAGTGTATTTCACGAAATAGTGAGTTTAAGGAAGTAGAAAAGGaattaaaagaatttaAGATACAACAGAATGAAAcatttgatttttatttgaatagCATTGATGGTTTGTTGGAAAAAGTTCAACAGGTTaaggaaaatatagaagaaaaaattgtaaaaaaaaaaaaagaaaaagaaatttgtgtaaaaaatgatgacaAAGGTGTTTCAAATGAAACTAAAAACAAATACGATATCAATGAACTAATTAAAGATGTGTCtgcaaaaaattatactgaaaaaatatgtgaagaaaataaaagaatttataacacattattattttcgtATAAAGATATTATATCTTTAACAAAGCAACAAGTTCCtgaaatttttcaaaatattaatataaaaaaaaatatagttcttaaattaatattattacattttttacaaaatggtgatttttttatgtattatattttaaataaagaaattttggaaaaaagaaaattgaGACggatggaaaaaaaaaataaaaaacaaattggCACACAGAATGCGAGTGGATTTTATTCAGGACAAAGTAAAGATCTACATATCGAGGCTAACAAAAATAGCACtctttataattatgacaaaataaatataaaaaaaaatgacgaCAAGTTAGAGAAAAATGTCGAATGggatgataaaaaaaaggaatatttAGTCAATGGGAAATATTCTAtacttttaaataatataaaaaagtgtaatttttataatgaaaaaaataaagacacATGGTTATTTTATgagttaaaaaaagaatatataaataaaatatggtatgaaaataattatgaacaaataACATTTGAACATGCATTAATCAGAAAAGAAGTATTTGaaggatataaaaaatatcacactattttatataatataaaaaattgtgatGTAAGTACATGTATAGAATGGTATAATACatgtaatgaaaatataaaaaaaaaatatcataaattgatatactttttagattgtatgaattatttaatatcatCTAAAGAGAACAAAGAAAAAGCTTTAACATGTTTAAGAAATCTtatgataaattataatgaaaataaaacacatATATCAAGATTAAGttcttttatatgtataggatctgataatttattatttaaagagatgtttttaaatattcattcTCAAgcttttaattattttaaacaagcttataatgaagaaggaataaatattaaggtatataaaaaggataaacttgaaaaatgtgtaaataataataatctatatcataattttgataagaaaaagaaaaaaacgaGAAGAAATAGTGAAAGAAAAGATAATTCAAAACGAAATAGTAAAGGtagcaaaataaataaatccaATTTCAATGAGGAAGAGAAAAGGTATTTACTTGCCACTCAAGGGGAACCAAATGTATTAGTAGTAGTCCCAATTTTAACAgataacaataaaataaaaagttttgaaaatataaaaattattactgaaggaaaaaaagataaaaaaacgaaaaaaaaaaaaaatgaaaacattttaagaagaagtataaataaaaataaggaaatggaaagaaataaaaatagttgcttaaaaaaaaataaatatacatatgtctATCAAAAAATCGGAGAAGAAagagaatataataatagatTAAGAAGGGGAGGTAAAAAGTCATACATATTTTGTCAAAAAGAATAcccattatatataaaaaaaaataataatacacaaCTAGTCCATGATTATATGtacaaagaaaaagaatatgaaggaataatgagaaaaaaaaaatatattgaaaaattaaataaggAATATAATTCACGGCCTTTATGTGAGTCATACATAGAAAGtaatatagataaattgtttgaaaatgaaaataaattatcatttttagatgatttatataattataggtatgaaaataatcataGTACTACAAATTtgatatttaaaaaaaaagataagcaaaatgaatatgagagaaattttgaaaaaagacaagataatatagatatacgtgaaaaattagaaaaaggATGGTATAGAAATGTTTGTTCCCATACAAAGGATATGCTATCTGAAGTTCATTCGGACTATAGACAAAGAAGTtgtttagaaaaaatatatagaaataaacTCGATTGGATTAGTAGTCCTAATGATACGCTAAGAAATGATAAggaaatttatttgtataaaaaaaatgaaatggaTTCTTTTGAATACTATAATAGAAcccatttatatttaacatctaaaatattaaataaaacatctCAATTTTATGATGATAATACTACAAAAATTTTACATAATACAGTTCAGAACATAAATAGTGGATACCATGCaaaatgcataaatataagaGATGAATGggataaaaatagtgacataaatttattatattgtaaAGATTCTGTAAATAGGaatagtataaataatatggctcattatttttatgatataagacgtaataataatacatatgaTGTTCTGAACGAATcatgttttattaaaaagcCAAATGAACtaaagagaaaaatatcaagatgtaaatttttaactaatttttctaaaaaggaaaaaatggTAGATGGGATTGAATCTGAGTTTGAAGATgatgagaaaaaaataaaaaaaataaaaaataatcatgATAGTTTGTTATCAGAAAGGGAAGATGTAACTAGTGGTGATGATGGAATCGATACTTATGATAGTATGATTGATTCACAAGTGGGCGAatctaaaattttaaaaaaagaatccAAAGATTGTGAAGAGGAGaaggaaaatgaaaaggaaCGCCTCAGTTTGAAAAGTACTGCTTCTTCTAGTTCGAATGATTCAGTTATGTCGTCATTCAATGACGATAATAGCGATTCTGATTCAGAATCTGCATctaaaaatgcatatttttgtagTTCGTCAAGTTCAGATGAAAATGAGGACACAgacattaataaattaaaagagaaaaatgatattattagagaagaatatttaaaaaaaaatacgatGGTAGCATTAtcgaataaaaataacacaCAAGCATATAGTCGAGCAACATTAGCTACAAATAATACAAGGTTAGCAAAAACATCGATTGATGTTAGTcgaattttattaacacatgtattaacaaatagagagatatataatttacacAACTCTTTATCAcgaacaaataataatttagaaCTTAGACGGATATACCTAAGATggagtaaaaaaaaaaagaaaaatggaaataaacGACCAAATGcttctaaaaataaaaataaaaaaaaaaaaaaggaaaaaagtGAAAGTTATTATGAAGAATCGAATTCAAATGAGAAagataaaaagaaaaatcgaaaaaaaaacaaaaacacaaaaaatacGAAAAGAAATAAACCACATGGCATTAAGCCATGCCAAACAGAAGCGgaggaaaataaaagtgatgaaaaaaaggaagACAAAAATGATAGTGAAATGGTGAAGGAAGTTAATAAATCTGAGGAAGAGGAAAagatagaaaaaaatgaaaatatttcagaaattaataaaaacgaTGATCAAATAAAGAGTTATATTGCAGTATCGAAAAgtgatttattttctccAAATTTAAATGACAAACTAGATACCAATCCagagaaaaataaagaagatTCACAATGTGGTACAGTGGAAAACTCGctcaataaaaatataaatagtattgaggaaaaagaaacaaaattgcctgattatacaaaaacggaagaagtaataaaaagagaaaatgatgaaactaatgaaaatatggatAATACCCATAATACAAGTTGTGAAACTAAAGATGCAGATAAATCAACAGATTCTATTTCAAATCTTGAACAAAATTCTAAAGATCTAAAAAAGGgtgataataaatttgatgTAAACGAGAAATCCGAAAAAGACGAAATACCAGAAGAAGCAACAAACTTAGAACCcattaaaaaagatattatCGAGACAGGTaggaataataatgaaggAGAAGAAGACAAAAAGATAATGGTAAAAGGAGAAGAAAGAgaaaatagaaataaaaattctgGAAACACTGATACAGAAAACACGGAAAACCATGATCAAAATGAATCTAAAGAAcagaaagaaaaaacattaaaaaaaaaaaaaagagttttttttggatcatataaaaaaaatatgaaaaaaaaaaattatgcttcaaattttttacgtgaagaaaaaatggggaaaaaaaataaaagaaacaaaaataaagaaaatgataaaaatcgaaataaaaaaaataaagagtCTTTTAAATTGGAAg gTCGAAATAAATCCAGAAAAAATCATACATACAGTAGCATGGATGAGAACGAGcgaaaaaaagataaaaataaagtttctggaaaaaaaataccaaCACGTAAAGGAACAAACCCAGAAAGTAAAAAGATTGAAAAAACTATTGTCAAGGAAACAGAGAAAAAGGTGTTTATCCCCTTAAAGAG ccCGCTttccatattattatgcGGAGGATTGATAAGTTCAAAAAAGTTGATAGAAGCtgaaacaattttaaaggATAACAACAAAAGATTAgaggaattaaaaaatagcaGTTCATTGAATCCTTCAAATGGGAAGAGTGTAGACAAACCTATTGAAAAATTGGGGAAAGAagataacaaaaaaaataaaaaacagaaTTGTTCTCTTATTTCTAATTCATTAGCGGTTGAAGTTGATTTAAGTGGatgttttttctttcattcATCTTTTACATGTCCTATTAGTAGAGACAAATCTTCAAAGGACAACATGCCATACTTACTAACATGTGGTCATGCTATTTGCAA aAATTGCGTTGATAAAATTCATGCGCATAGATCAAAACAGTTTAAGTGCCCTATGTGCCCACAGTATTTGAATTTGCTAGAG atCATTCCATTATACTTTAATTAA
- a CDS encoding alpha/beta hydrolase, putative: MGGALSSTALFRPTSPSYEDDLKNLIYIPELLHINPNKYLENKQFEIFNKDDNIKELSKSKFPALFFYYSKKLKTKHTVMYFHSNSCDLGQIYEELYTLHEFLHINILAIEYVGFGLSYLEGSPNQYNINRRALAAYNFLKSLNLNPENIILFGRSIGTGVATKLAHNVKLMGDNIGGIILHSPYISIEKLVEDYVSYSSYLIENIYDNFKSLTALSNNDDSDAPFLLIHGKDDEVINISHSEYLIKNLNNKFKSSFYPDDSSHNCYYVIDDIAIPTKKFLCTLSKSRHQKKTEVLLSLSYLRKELTIFEIRKFGYKKKGQKQIIHISNMYNDECVRKIHKQKKKLCKKIKKLNKKYKLNELGKEEINNDTAIENNVKGYAEMYNNKINRGENFTKLDKTQTTEDTDNSYSDQTFTGTDSKSSSYTNYYEYNENRDVKHRVRDIVYFFNTKCFKNTQKNDNINNKSNCIRAYSNFHLDEKPINYNDSCASDYFSEIEEKQRNLSDSDLVNKKYHNVIHQKKKDGHKSSVLYCNFKNITHNKIATDITQYSDDIKRECNTNI, translated from the exons ATGGGAGGTGCTTTATCCAGTACAGCCTTATTTCGTCCTACTTCGCCAAGT TACGAAGATGACTTGAAAAATCTAATTTATATCCCAGAGCTTTTACACATAAatccaaataaatatttggaAAATAAGCAATTCGAgatatttaataaagatGACAATATAAAAGAGTTAAGTAAAAGCAAATTCCCAGctttattcttttattactctaaaaagttaaaaacTAAGCATACAGTTATGTATTTTCATAGTAACTCCTGTGATTTAGGACAAATTTATGAAGAATTATATACTTTACAtgaatttttacatattaatatattagcTATAGAATATGTTGGATTTGGTTTATCCTATTTAGAAGGTTCACCCAATcagtataatattaatagaaGAGCATTAGCtgcttataattttttaaaatcattaaatttaaaccctgaaaatataatactatTTGGTAGATCTATAGGTACTGGTGTGGCTACTAAATTAGCTCATAATGTAAAACTCATGGGCGATAATATAGGAGGAATTATATTACATTCtccatatatatcaatTGAAAAGTTAGTAGAAGATTATGTCTCATATTCTTCATATctaattgaaaatatatatgacaattttaaaagtttAACAGCCCTTagtaataatgatgatTCAGATGCTCCATTCTTACTTATACATGGTAAAGATGATgaagtaataaatatatctcATTCCGAATATTTAatcaaaaatttaaataataaatttaagtCTTCCTTTTATCCTGACGACTCTTCTCACAACTGTTACTATGTCATTGAT GACATTGCTATACCCACAAAGAAATTTCTATGTACCCTCAGTAAATCACGTCATCAAAAAAAGACAGAAGTACTATTATCGTTATCTTATCTAAGAAAAGa GCTAACAATATTTGAAATACGAAAATTTggctataaaaaaaaaggacaAAAACagataatacatataagcAATATGTACAATGATGAATGTGTAAGGAAAATCCATaaacagaaaaaaaaattatgcaaaaaaattaaaaaattgaataaaaaatataagttaAATGAATTAGGtaaagaagaaataaacAATGACACCgcaattgaaaataatgtcAAAGGATATGCCgaaatgtataataataaaatcaaCAGAGGTGAAAATTTTACCAAGTTAGACAAAACACAAACTACTGAAGATACAGACAATTCTTATAGTGATCAAACATTTACAGGCACCGATAGTAAATCCTCATCATATACAAACTATTAcgaatataatgaaaaccGAGATGTTAAACATCGAGTTCGTGAtatagtatatttttttaatactaaatgttttaaaaatacacaaaaaaatgataatataaataataaatcgaATTGCATTAGAGCCTATTCAAATTTCCATTTAGATGAAAAAccaataaattataatgattCATGTGCATCTGACTATTTTAGTGAAATTGAAGAAAAGCAAAGAAATCTATCTGATTCTGATCtagttaataaaaaatatcataatGTGAtacatcaaaaaaaaaaagatggaCATAAATCAAGTGTATTATATTGtaactttaaaaatattacgcACAACAAAATTGCTACTGATATAACACAATATTCggatgatataaaaagagaatgtaacacaaatatataa
- a CDS encoding RNA-binding protein, putative — protein MDKERDEAESMNFESTEEEKNGATNSAPFNELNTEQKKEEQDEWVIYVCNNSYGPYNLDQIINLWNTKRINMMTTIFKKGESNWKYVYNDETLVKHFQTTQSNTTNTVNTASSYNTEKDISNKDLLNKQLNNSNTNSDQTQNHVNQSNENNSHQKDIQYSTDNLNENNDTYNNNLSYNNNPATNLTNENEANQADLEKIKKRNKKKKYLERKKKKIEEGICERKIKNSSVYISGLPKDVTQEEINNVFKKAGIIKIDSETTKPKIKIYYDENNNVKGDALVTYVYTQSVDIAIKYFDKFHFRQNCVINVEKAQFNKKIEHHKISKEEILIKKKKIQAAKYEQYRLQNWGEVYTGSKKKIVIFRNAFSYEDALKYDEGDPFYDFIKNLIETEVKKYAPVHKVYPIPKHPHGIVCVKFKGIEEAEMIIEYFKDVELNDKKLEVYFYDGKQDLKAQCLPPQNKQHHIQNVYGNISDPQNAADDNLPPVLLNNNLQSFHDWIDNQSEDEEHEIMVE, from the exons atggataaaGAAAGAGATGAAGCAGAGTCTATGAATTTTGAGTCCacagaagaagaaaaaaacggAGCTACTAATTCAGCCCCTTTTAACGAACTAAATAcagaacaaaaaaaagaagaacaAGATGAATGGGTAATTTATGTTTGTAATAACTCTTATGGGCCTTATAATTTagatcaaataataaatttatggaATACAAAGAGAATTAATATGATGACaacaatatttaaaaagggTGAGAGTAATTggaaatatgtatataatgatGAAACTTTAGTAAAACACTTTCAAACAACACAATCAAATACGACAAATACTGTTAACACAGCCTCTAGTTACAATACTGAAAAAGACATTTCAAACAAAGATCTTTTAAACaaacaattaaataatagcaATACTAATTCAGATCAAACACAAAATCATGTTAATCAATCTAACGAAAATAATTCTCACCAAAAAGATATACAATATAGTACGGATAAtcttaatgaaaataatgatacctataataataatctaAGTTATAATAACAATCCAGCTACCAATCTAACTAACGAAAACGAAGCAAATCAGGCAGActtggaaaaaataaaaaagagaaataaaaaaaaaaaatatttagaaaggaaaaaaaaaaaaattgaagaaGGAATATgtgaaagaaaaataaaaaatagctcTGTATATATTTCTGGTCTTCCTAAAGATGTAACAcaagaagaaataaataacgtttttaaaaaagctggaattataaaaatcgaTTCTGAAACTACAAaaccaaaaataaaaatatattatgatgaaaataataatgtaaaagGTGATGCACTAGTTACTTATGTATACACGCAAAGTGTTGATATTgcaattaaatattttgataaattcCATTTTAGACAAAATTGCGTGATAAATGTAGAAAAAGcacaatttaataaaaaaatagaacatcataaaatatcaaaagaagaaatattaattaaaaaaaaaaaaatacaagcAGCGAAATATGAACAATACAGGTTACAAAACTGGGGAGAAGTTTATACTggatcaaaaaaaaaaattgttatttttaggAATGCATTTTCCTATGAAGATGCATTG AAATACGATGAAGGAGATCCATTCtatgattttataaaaaatttaattgaaACA GAAGTCAAGAAATATGCCCCTGTACACAAAGTTTACCCCATACCA AAACACCCACATGGAATTGTATGTGTCAAATTTAAAGGTATTGAAGAAGCTGAAATGATAATAGAG tATTTTAAGGATGTCgaattaaatgataaaaagcTGGAAGTGTATTTCTACGATGGAAAACAAGATTTAAAAGCCCAGTGCCTTCCTCCTcaa AATAAACAACATCATATACAAAATGTTTATGGAAACATATCCGACCCTCAAAATGCAG caGATGATAATCTCCCGCCAGTTTTgctaaataataatttgcaGTCATTTCAC GATTGGATTGATAACCAAAGTGAAGATGAGGAACACGAAATAATGGTGGAGTAA
- a CDS encoding signal recognition particle subunit SRP9, putative, with translation MIDMVYAISWNDFIQATRKIISDSPNKTRYVIKLHKPTDEIILKVTDNNNTIMYRLSKNGNMKRIEEFNSLFLTWGTSENPNEPFPLKMSNKGATEQKMKKVK, from the exons ATG ATTGATA tGGTATATGCAATATCATGGAATGATTTTATCCAAGCAACaaggaaaattatttcGGATTCTCCAAATaaa ACAAGAtatgttataaaattacATAAACCAACTGatgaaattatattaaaggTCAcggataataataat acCATAATGTATAGGTTAAGTAAAAATGGAAACATGAAAAGAATTGAAGAATTTAATTCCCTTTTCTTAACATGGGGGACCAGTGAAAATCCAAACGAGCCATTTCCCTTGAAAATGAGTA ATAAGGGAGCTACtgaacaaaaaatgaaaaaggtTAAGTAG